In Lacinutrix sp. Bg11-31, the DNA window TAAGAGAAGAACACATTACAAAGCAACTGCGCCACAGGTTGCAACTTGCCCAACAACTGGTGAGCCGCATTTATACCATAGAGCACATTGGTTCGAAGGTAAATTATATTACAGAGGTCAGGTTTTAATTGACAATGCTGTTGCAGAAGAGAATATTGCATAATTTACTATGCATGCATATAGAAAAACGCTCACTTGTGAGCGTTTTTTTTGTGATATATTTTTCTTTCAGTTAAAAACAACTTAATTTGCACGTAATTAACCAAGATTCACTATTTTTAATAAAAATCCGCCTTCTTTTGGCGATTTCGAGCAGTTTTTGGTTAAATTAACTTAAAAGTATGAGTAAAATCTCTGCGGCAATTACAGCTGTTGGCGCTTATGTGCCAGAATATATATTAACCAATAAGATTTTAGAATCGATGGTTGATACTAACAACGAATGGATAACCTCAAGAACAGGTATCAAAGAACGTCGCATCCTAAAAGGAGAAGGTAAAGGTACTTCCTTTATGGCTATTAGAGCCGCTCAAGATCTTCTTAAAAAATCTAATATAAGTCCTGAAGACATAGAATTGGTAATTGTAGCTACTGCAACACCAGATATGCAAGCAGCATCTACTGCAGCATATACTGCTACACAAATAGGAGCTGTAAATGCATTCTCTTTCGATTTGGAAGCAGCATGTTCAGGTTTTCTCTTTGGCATGTCTACAGCAGCTAGATATATCGAATCTGGACGTTATAAAAATGTATTACTTATTGGAGCAGACAAAAACTCTTCAATGATTAATTATGAGGATAGGGCAACATGTATCATCTTTGGAGATGGAGCAGGAGCTGTTTTATTTCAGCCAAATGAAGAAGGTTTAGGTTTACAAGACGAATACCTAAGAAGTGATGGGTCAGGTAGAGAATTTCTTCAAGTAAAATCAAGTGGTTCTTCTTATCCTGTAACAGCAGAAACTATAGCTAAAAAAGAAAATTTTGTTTTTCAAGATGGAAAAACAGTTTTTAAAAACGCAGTTTTTAATATGGCAGATGTCGCTGAAAAAATTCTTAAAAGAAATAATTTATCAAAAGATGATGTTACTTGGTTAGCAGCACATCAAGCTAATAAGAGAATTATTGATGCAACAGCAAAACGTATTGAGCTGGATAGCAAAAAAGTAATGATGAATATAGAGAAGTATGGAAACACTACTTCTGCAACATTACCATTATTAATAAATGATTATGAATCGCAATTAAAAAAAGGCGATACTATTATTTTTGCCGCCTTTGGAGGTGGCTTTACTTGGGGCTCAATATATTTAAAATGGGCTTACAATTCTTAAAAACTAACTAAAAAAACACTTAATAACTCTAATATTATGGATTTAAAAGACATTCAAAACTTAATCAAGTTTGTAGCAAAATCTGGTGCAAGTGAGGTGAAATTAGAAACAGACGATGTTAAGATTACAATAAAAACAGGATCTGAAGAAACAACTATTGTGCAACAAATGCCAATGGGCCAAATGCCGCAAATGCAAATGCCAGTAGCGCAAGCTCCTGTAGCATCAACTCCAGCAGCAACACAAGCTTCGGAAAGCGAAGACTCTAAGTATATAACTGTAAAATCTCCAATTATTGGAACATTTTATAGAAAGCCATCACCAGACAAACCTTTATTTGTTGAGGTAGGACAGACTATAGCAGAAGGAGACGTACTTTGTATTATTGAAGCTATGAAATTATTTAACGAAATAGAATCTGAAGTTTCAGGTAAAGTAGTTAAAATTTTAGTAGACGATTCTTCTCCTGTAGAATTTGATCAACCATTATTTTTAGTAGATCCATCATAACAATTTAAAATTCCAATACACAAGTTCTAAATTTTTAAAATCTAGGATTTAATGCTAGGAAATTTAATTATTAAAAAATAAGTTATGTTTAAAAAAATACTAATTGCCAATAGAGGTGAAATAGCACTACGTGTTATTAGAACTTGTAAAGAAATGGGTATCAAGACAGTAGCTGTTTATTCTACTGCAGATGCCGAAAGTCTTCACGTAAAATTTGCAGACGAAGCGGTTTGTATTGGTCCTCCACCAAGTAAAGACTCGTATTTAAAAATGTCTAACATTATAGCAGCTGCAGAAATTACAAACGCAGATGCAATTCATCCTGGGTATGGCTTTTTATCAGAAAACGCTAAGTTTTCTAAAATTTGTGCCGAACACGAAATCAAATTTATTGGTGCCTCTCCAGAGATGATTGATAGAATGGGAGATAAAGCAAATGCAAAATCAACCATGATTGAAGCAGGAGTGCCATGTGTTCCAGGAAGTGAAGGCGTTATAGAAACATTCGAAGACTGTAAAAAAATAGCTAAAGAAACCGGTTACCCAGTAATGCTTAAAGCATCTGCAGGTGGTGGTGGAAAAGGTATGCGAGCAGTTTGGAAACCAGAAGATTTACAGAACGCTTGGGAATCTGCTCGAGCAGAATCTAAAGCCGCATTTGGAAATGACGATATGTATATGGAAAAGCTTATTGAAGAGCCTCGCCATATTGAAATTCAAATTGTTGGGGATTCTAAAGGAACAGCTTGTCACTTATCAGAAAGAGATTGCTCGATCCAAAGACGTCACCAAAAATTAACAGAAGAAGTACCTTCTCCATTCATGACGCCTGCTTTGCGTAAAAAAATGGGAGAAGCTGCAGTTAAAGCTGCCGAATATATTAAATATGAAGGCGCAGGAACAGTAGAGTTTCTAGTAGATAAACACAGAAATTTTTTCTTCATGGAGATGAATACACGTATTCAAGTAGAACATCCAATTACAGAACAAGTAATAGATTTCGACTTAATCCGTGAGCAAATTCTAGTAGCTGCAGGTGTGCCAATTTCTGGTAAAAACTATTTACCACAATTACACTCTATAGAATGTAGAATTAATGCCGAAGATCCATTTAACGACTTTAGACCTTCGCCAGGAAAAATAACAACATTACATGCTCCTGGTGGTCATGGTGTGCGTTTAGATACGCATGTTTATGCAGGATATTCTATTCCGCCAAATTACGATTCTATGATTGCTAAGTTAATTACAACAGCGCAAACAAGAGAAGAAGCTATCAATAAAATGAAGCGTGCTTTAGACGAATTCGTAATAGAAGGTATCAAAACAACAATTCCGTTCCATAGACAATTAATGGATCACCCAGATTATTTAGCTGGTAATTACACTACAAAATTCATGGAAGATTTTGTAATGCAAAAACCAACTGAAGACTAAAACAAAAAAGCGACTTGTAACACACAAGTCGCTTTTTTTATAACTATAATATTCTCTATTTTTTTATGGCGTTACTTTTGCTCCAAAAAGCAAAAGTCAGGCTATCCGCTATATCTTTTCTTGTGCTGAACTTGTTTCAGTATCTTATCAAGTTTACAAATTATATTATAGTTTGTATTTCAATACAATAATTTCATTTGCACAAAAAAAGGATGCCACTTCTATCCTTAACACAGCGCAACACTTAAAAATAAAACAATAACTTAGCATCATGAATTTATCTTATTGGGAAATAAAAACATGGTTAACCAACATAGATTATACAGTTGTTGGAAGCGGAATAGTGGGCCTAAATTGTGCGTTACAACTAAAAAAACAATATCCAAAAGCTAACATTCTTATATTAGAAAAAGGAATGTTGCCACAA includes these proteins:
- the accB gene encoding acetyl-CoA carboxylase biotin carboxyl carrier protein yields the protein MDLKDIQNLIKFVAKSGASEVKLETDDVKITIKTGSEETTIVQQMPMGQMPQMQMPVAQAPVASTPAATQASESEDSKYITVKSPIIGTFYRKPSPDKPLFVEVGQTIAEGDVLCIIEAMKLFNEIESEVSGKVVKILVDDSSPVEFDQPLFLVDPS
- a CDS encoding beta-ketoacyl-ACP synthase III, with translation MSKISAAITAVGAYVPEYILTNKILESMVDTNNEWITSRTGIKERRILKGEGKGTSFMAIRAAQDLLKKSNISPEDIELVIVATATPDMQAASTAAYTATQIGAVNAFSFDLEAACSGFLFGMSTAARYIESGRYKNVLLIGADKNSSMINYEDRATCIIFGDGAGAVLFQPNEEGLGLQDEYLRSDGSGREFLQVKSSGSSYPVTAETIAKKENFVFQDGKTVFKNAVFNMADVAEKILKRNNLSKDDVTWLAAHQANKRIIDATAKRIELDSKKVMMNIEKYGNTTSATLPLLINDYESQLKKGDTIIFAAFGGGFTWGSIYLKWAYNS
- the accC gene encoding acetyl-CoA carboxylase biotin carboxylase subunit, with product MFKKILIANRGEIALRVIRTCKEMGIKTVAVYSTADAESLHVKFADEAVCIGPPPSKDSYLKMSNIIAAAEITNADAIHPGYGFLSENAKFSKICAEHEIKFIGASPEMIDRMGDKANAKSTMIEAGVPCVPGSEGVIETFEDCKKIAKETGYPVMLKASAGGGGKGMRAVWKPEDLQNAWESARAESKAAFGNDDMYMEKLIEEPRHIEIQIVGDSKGTACHLSERDCSIQRRHQKLTEEVPSPFMTPALRKKMGEAAVKAAEYIKYEGAGTVEFLVDKHRNFFFMEMNTRIQVEHPITEQVIDFDLIREQILVAAGVPISGKNYLPQLHSIECRINAEDPFNDFRPSPGKITTLHAPGGHGVRLDTHVYAGYSIPPNYDSMIAKLITTAQTREEAINKMKRALDEFVIEGIKTTIPFHRQLMDHPDYLAGNYTTKFMEDFVMQKPTED
- the rpmF gene encoding 50S ribosomal protein L32 — its product is MAHPKRKISKTRRDKRRTHYKATAPQVATCPTTGEPHLYHRAHWFEGKLYYRGQVLIDNAVAEENIA